In Desulfovibrio litoralis DSM 11393, a genomic segment contains:
- a CDS encoding HesA/MoeB/ThiF family protein produces MIAKQTITQRQALVWGEEKLEVLANAHVVIAGLGGLGCVVAEQLARSGIGTLTLIDYGIVDLPDLGRQVLYSLDDIGETKVLVASKRLGRLTPDLKINTIHKKIHDIDVFLSEYPTLAFADCLDNYASRFALEAQLPNGAFLVHGGVEGEIGQITTFIVDGKHRLQQIFYGLAQPTSPIPIIPQCCAIVGAYQALTVLNNVWWEAGLLSQDDFDSTLRGDMLLFDLVSASSERIKFKHLE; encoded by the coding sequence GTGATTGCTAAACAGACTATAACTCAAAGACAGGCTCTGGTTTGGGGCGAAGAAAAACTAGAAGTACTAGCTAACGCTCATGTTGTAATAGCAGGTTTAGGCGGTTTGGGCTGTGTTGTGGCTGAACAGCTGGCACGCTCTGGTATTGGTACTCTTACGCTCATTGATTACGGGATTGTAGATCTACCAGATTTGGGCAGACAAGTGTTGTATTCTCTCGATGATATCGGAGAAACAAAAGTATTGGTCGCAAGCAAACGTTTAGGCAGGCTTACTCCAGACCTTAAAATTAACACAATTCATAAGAAAATACATGACATTGATGTTTTTTTATCTGAATATCCAACGTTGGCATTCGCTGATTGTCTAGACAACTATGCGTCTCGTTTTGCCTTGGAAGCACAGTTACCAAATGGTGCCTTCTTGGTGCATGGCGGGGTAGAAGGAGAAATAGGACAAATCACCACTTTCATTGTAGATGGTAAACACAGATTGCAACAGATTTTTTACGGTTTGGCACAACCAACTTCCCCGATTCCTATTATTCCACAATGCTGTGCCATTGTCGGAGCATATCAAGCTTTAACAGTCTTGAACAATGTATGGTGGGAAGCAGGACTTTTATCACAAGATGACTTTGATTCCACTTTACGCGGAGATATGCTTCTTTTTGACCTTGTTAGTGCTAGCTCTGAACGCATCAAGTTCAAACATTTGGAATAG